The region TTTGCATATCGCCTGAAAATGCAAAATGCTGCTCAGAAAAAGCTAAGGGAACCTTGAAGCGTTGCGATAAATGAGCAATGTGCTCCGAAATTTCGTTGCAAGTGAATCTGAAAAAGTACACACTACTTCTGCAGGCTAAATTCGCACTTTTTTATAAGATAATGGATACGGCTTGAAGGAACGATGAGAATCTTATGCAGAATTTACATATTCAGGAATACACATACTGCACTTGTGGGAGTTCTCTGTAGTGGAGTGTGAACAGTTATTTAAAGACGCATGCAACACAGTGATGATAGCTCAACAGTAGAGAACTGCGGAAACAGTGCTTTCTAAGCAAATACGTATCCTGGCTGTGCTACAGCTTATATGCGATGTGATTTCAATGAGTTACGTGTTTTTATAATTAGGCGCTGGAGCAGCATCAACGATGAATTTAATAGATACTTTCCAGTGCCAGGGAAGATTATCTGCAACGCTATATAACTTAACTACCACAAGGTGAAGTTGAAAAGGTCTCGTATTATGGCTCCTTTAGTTTTTCCTTCTCGTCTGTCTCATTTAGGTTTTGCTGAATGAGCCTTACATATCAGGCACTCATCTTTATGTGCAAAAATAATGCGTTCTAATTTTTGTGCTATCGTGCGCAGCGTCCATTGCGCACGAGTTTCTAGTGTATTGAACAGGGGACATTACTACTGCTTGAATGCAGGTCCAGAGCAAACCGCTGTTGCCCCAGCCCTGAAGTTAGTCCAGGAAATGGAACATGAGGCTACCGTTCCTGTTCAAAAGTTGGTCCAGGAAATCGAGTCCAAGCAGAACGCTACTAGGGAACCGGTCCCGACTGCTAAGCAGACAGAAGAGAGGGTCGTAATATCTGAGGTTATTTCACAAAATGTTGGAAAGGAGGGAAAACCCAATAATACGGACACATGTGCAACACGAGGCGAACAAAAACGGAGTGTTATCTCTTCTGGCAAACCGCTGAGCGTTCTTACGAGCATAACCAGCCAGGCCGCTGAGAGCGGTCCACTGCTGAATCTTCCTGACACTGCAAAGAACGACCGACAGCGTCTCGTAAAGTCAGATTTCGTGTACTTGACGACGGAAAATGTTAAAGACGTGGAGAAGACCGAGAAGGATGGCAGCAGCGTGAAGTTCACGCTGCCAACATCGCCAACATTTGGTCCTAAAGTCATATCAGACGTCTCAACTGCTAGGAGCCCTACTTTCAGAGACGTCCTTCAGGAACTCATTCAGCAGCATGCACAAAGAAAATCTGCAGCGTCATCACATGAAGGAGCACCGCGCAAGAATATTCAAGAAAAGACACCACCGCAGCTAAGCGGTTCTACTTCGGCGACTGCTGAGAGCGCGACTTGTCCTTCGCTTGCGAGAAAAAATTTCCCTCTTAAAGGGCCCGTAAAAACGAGTTCTTTTCTTCTCAAACCGCAAGGGGTAACAAGTAACTCGACGCCGGCAATGTCCCCACGCTTTTACACCAGAAGAATCGAGGGGTCTGAAATGCTTTGCTCGGCAGTGCAAATAACAACAAATGCTGTGGTGAATGAGGAATGTGCAAATAAGACTCTAGGTTACGGCGGCAAACTAAGCCTCGAAATAAAGAATAGAGCATCTCCTGGCTCACTGAATTTTCCGACGACAGCTGCCGAAGAATCTCGACCTCAGCTCGTGAAGAGTTTTCTTCTGCACACTGTCGGAGACGATGGAAAGCAGGATCAGAAACGAGCGGCTGCTATGCAACAAGTCAGACATAGACGAAGCTCTGATAGCTTCGTCACGAATGTAGATAAGAAGCCTTCTATAGTGTATGCTTCGGGAGATAGTTTCAGTGGATCGGTTGAAACGCCGTCCGACGAAAGCAAGCTGGAAGGATACGTATCGCCCAACAGCCCAAGGAATAATGGACCAGGACAGGCAATTTCGCTGAGTCAAGAACTGCAGACGACTCAGGCCGTTGTCAACCATGGCTTGGAGCGAATGTTCATGTTCTCGAGGATCGAAAACAATTGGAGCTTGACGTCTCCGAAGGCCATCCTCGGAAGCATGGACATTGAATCGAGCGAGACATCCTTGGGAGGTCTCCGAGCTACTTTCAAACAGTCTGCCGGTGCTTGTCAGATGGTGGTACCTCGGGACGAGGCTACGGTAGCGGTTCCTGCTCGGAAAGACAAGAAAACTAAAGGAAGTAAGCAAAAGAAGAGGGTGAACTTTCATGAGAAGCCCTTTGCTGACGTGCTTGCAGAAATAGAGCATTCTTATTCTGACCCTGGAAAGGTCAAGATTATGGAAGGTAAGCCGTTCACTGTCGCCTAAAAGCTACTCAGATAGGTTGataaatttctttctcgcgcgcAGTACTGAGCATAAAGATCAAACTATTTTATAGTCTCTCATGAATATTGTCACGACCTGTGGAGCCGGCAGTATTATATATTTATAGTGTCGTAGCGGAAATGCGGCGCAAGGCACATATGCAAATCAAATAGCTAATCCACGAAAGTGATTCGGCGCCTTCGCACGCATAAATTTCTTGTGCTGGGCTGGCGGCCACAGCACGCTCAGTCCCATAAGATTCACCTAGTATTATGATTGTCTAGAGCGCAGACCAATCGTGACTGCCCTAAGAACGATATTTCAGTGGCAGGTCAGTCGCGACCGATTGTTTGGTACGATGTCATACAAACAGCTTTGTTAATTCGACCTGTGGTTTTGGCAGTAAGAACCGACATTGTTTATGCTAACACTGcataaaatcagttgctgggcgagttggtacttcacgcttacattcacagcgcaaagacgaacatggacacgaggggagacaccataGATATACTAGAATACTTGTTGTAGCAGATATAGTAGGATACTTGTTGTGAAGACATAAACAACTATTGATGGCTGCTGAATACGTATCTCTGTCCGTACAAATAGTGACTTTTTAAGATGCTTATTAGCAGAGAGCCAAATCTGTGATGCAAAACAGCGCAATAAATTGTTGCTGAGAGGACGTCAGTGCCCAGCACTTGAGAAAACTATCTCACCATGCACGCTGGAGAAACATGTACTCTCTCTCTCTAGGACTGTGTTGGCTTGGGAACAATGCTCGTTTTCTCTCACTGTAGTTTTCTTTTTGGAATTTCTTTGCACGTCATTCATGCACCAGCTAACCCACATCGCCACTCTCACAGCCTGCTCTCATAACATCGATCACATCTAGATGTTTCTGGTAATTACCAGCGCAATCCCAGTCGGTTATAGAAAGACTGTTGAGTTATTTACGCTTTTTCATTAACAGGTTTGAAAATGTACCAAACATGAAAACTTGTACACCGCGAGACTTCAGAGCTTTCCGAGAACCTGCGTATTAgtcttaatttatttttttttacgaatGTACTTTCTTTCCAGGCGAGAAAGAAACATCTGTGAGCAAGGGTGACACTGCGGCCGAAGTGTCTGCAGAAAGGAGCAATAATGAAGATAAAGAAAGCTGTGACGACATATTCATGCAATATTGCCGAGGTGCTGCAGACAAAAACAGTATCAGAGAGTGTGAGAGCGaagacggaaaaaaagaaaaaacatggACACCTCCACTTTCCATCGAGCAAGACGTAGGCGGACAACAAGTTAATACGCAAATCATGGAACAAGTCGGTGCTCAAGCCAAACATAAGGAAGCAGGGCGAAGTCTTGTCGAGTGGTGCGGCCCCCACGAATTGGCAGTGCGCAATAATGAGCTGTCGCTGTCGAATTCACAGGAAGCAGTTTCAGAGGAGTCGCTTGTGAGCCACCCGTTCTGTCCGTCGAATGAAGGGCCACTGGTGCCATCAGCATCGGCCACGCTGTCCTTCCTCTCGTCACAGTCGTGCGTCAGCGTTGTGCACCGCATGACAGACTTGACAGTCCTGGACAGCTTGGCAGACCTGGCTACTCCATTTCAAGAGACGGGAGATGAGAAATCGAGAACGGCAGCTGCAAATCTTCCCTACACATCAAAGCCCGATTCACGTGCACTGAAGGGGATTCATCACAGCCTGCGAGGGGCACTGGAACAGTATCAGCAAGGTGAGCAGCAATGGAAGGGGCACTCGTTGCTGTCAACATCTCGGCAAACCTCGGCTGAGAGATCTGCATGTTCATCTCGGCGCCTGCGTAAGTTGGAGCAGGCAAATCGACAGGACAGCAGGGAAGAAAGATCACGGCCGTTAAAACGGCCGAACACTGATGAAAGCCAGCATACGGTTCGGTTTGCAGCCAAGGAACAAAGATGGGGCGACGACATCATCCAGGTCATATTGATTGGAAACAAGCACTACCTTCGCGAGCGGTCACTCACTTCGCCGCGTCCGCTTTCGCCCTCGATGGCTGCGGTGTCGCCGCTGGACGAGACGCGGTACATCGCCCAGCAGATCGAACTGACACATGCCATCAAAGAGGACGTCGCCCACACCTGCCCTTCTCCAGAGCTGTGCTTGGCCGCTGGCGTGGTCCGGACAGTAGCGGTTCCAGAGGAAACGGTGATTACACCGGCGTACGCTCGCGACTTGTCGGCTTGCGATGCTACGCGAGCGTCGGCCCGCGCGAGCGACACTGGTCTGGATCAGAAGATGCCCTCATCGCCGTCTAGTAAAGCGTCGCCGCAATCATTGCCAGGGGCCTGTTCAGGGCCTCTGTCCGGGGTGAGATCACCAGATTCACTTGGCGCCACACATCGCGGTACCTGGAGCCCCAGCGGTGAGCAGCCTAAAATGGAAACGATTGCCGATGCGGTCTGCGAAATCGAGCTGCAGGACCCGCAGGCTGTTTCGGAGGCTCTGGGGTCCAAGATATCAGAGTCTGTGACCGGTGACGTGTTCAGCGGAGACAAAATTCAGATGGACAAGAGCCGTGTCCAGATAAGCGTGATCGAGGGCAGCACGGACCATTTCGTTCCCAGCCTGACTTTCGAGCTGGGAAGCGAGAGCCGGCTGACGCCCACTTGGCCTCAGTGGGACGCTCCCACGCGCGACCTGCTGGCGCCGGTTAAGCTGCTTTCTGCGGCCGTAGGCACGCCGGAGTCGTTCTCCAAGACCATCGGGTTGCCTTCAGCGGAGGGCCTGCTGATGTCGGACACCTCGACACCGGCTAGCCGCGTGAACACCGCGGTGCCGAGCTCGATGGATTGCAGCGTTGTCCTGGAGGCCAGCGCGAGCGCTCTGCCGCATGCCAGGACCGGGAGACCCAAAAGCGTGCGAAGCAGCAGCCATTCTGCGAAGATCATCGATGGCCCCTGCTTCGAATCCATATACAATTCCATCCTGCAGCGAGGGTCTTCACCGGGGCTTTCGCTGAGCATTCCGACGCTCGGATCTCGGGATTCAGCGGGCCTCTTTGGGGTCCGAGAGAGGCCAGAAAGATCAGCCTCTGAGTACTCGACTATTCTATCCCGACACGATGACTCGACGGACAGCGGAGCGGTGAAAATAGTTGCGACAAACTCGAGATCCGTGAGCTTGGCGCCGGGATTTTCAGATCCGCAGCCGAGTGAAAGTTGCTTTCACCAAGCCCTCGTGCAACGCACCATAGACGCTGCTACGGTCTTTGTGGAGGACGCaaagaaaagtggcgacgaaCAGAAGAAATCCACGCCTCCTTCGAGTGGCGAGACGCCACCGAACTACAATAGCAGGAGAGGCGTCAGCCACCCATCAAACGACCTGCCGCAAGGCGACGTGGTGGTCAGTGATATCCAGGACGGTGAGTGGGTCACTTTTTGTCGTTCTTGAGATAGATGAAACGTTTTATGTTATTCAGACAATTGAATTGCTTACCCTGAGGAAATGTTATAGATTTTATAGAAAGCTGGTCGCGTCTCATTTTGCTCTGTAACAATTTAGGGACAGAGAAGCTGCGCTGTGGAATGCTTCGTACAAGTTACGGTAACGTTTAGAGAAGTATTTGGTGGAAAGGATGTCATTAGTAGTTTAGTTTATACATGTTTGGCTTTGGCAAGGTCAGGGTATGTCGAGGCATTGCGCAGCATTTCTTCGCTGTTCGAGGATGGACGTGCGCGTGCAGATGCCGGCAGCGATGACGACGAGCGATCCTCGTTTTTCTCGTTCGAGGAGTCTGCATCCGAGACCTCGCTGCTTCCGGACGGCGCCAACTTGGACTGGTCGGTCTCGTCGCCTGCCTCACGGAGCCGTGCGGACCGAGGATGAGAAAGCGGGGTCACATGAAATAGGTAAGGACTGATTCTAGTGTACCGTGCTAAAGTTAAAAAAAAGTAGTGCATTCGAAGGGATACCTCCCTTTCATCCTGGAGCTGTGGCTCCATGGCAAAGGCGTCGTGCTGCTATGTCAGAGTTCGGGGTATCTATCGAGGCCGAATGCCAGATCGTCGGTGTACTGGTGTTCTGGTTTATGCTAAGGAAGCTTAGGTGGTTAAAAGTCTGTTTACCAGTTATCAGTGCAGCCCTCTAGTCTCTGACGCCAACGTAATGTCGAGAAGGACCCTTAACCAATAGCAGGCTTCCATTTGCTTCGACTTCACAAAGTTTTTATAATTGTGGGCTGGCTGCACTGTCCTTAGTGCTCTGGTTTACTATGCCAGCCCCG is a window of Amblyomma americanum isolate KBUSLIRL-KWMA chromosome 4, ASM5285725v1, whole genome shotgun sequence DNA encoding:
- the LOC144129918 gene encoding uncharacterized protein LOC144129918 encodes the protein MYESCVSHQECSYQNPNLQCVDFLCYCPLPYVLTEAHRCLARVELVAAPVSYNNMVFTIVPTAVLIGALLMIGGAYTYKKVAGGSGGRWSSASSLFTLRSTTERPWESTRRASSAIRLNRKAGSGQRTRRPRRSLDEHREALWHARAPRHPPRYIRPREQSVQTSFLQDVRVKEESTLSSGSDSHREPARSTRTAASRQQSLSVHEGVSVHIIDKSPTSGRASQEVSNVRDSSMEALSQAEVPWLRQARGEVSRRESPTQLLRRVLDEAEVKINVERCGSFDLHDTEQPPLPKFFGDYSGSPVSKLQGSAKGESTTEDSFMREIRYQMKAALSRPSVQDRAMSTDAALTTDSAVQLDKTAPDHVDRSQQMSDAPSINKKPSIVYASGDSFSGSVETPSDESKLEGYVSPNSPRNNGPGQAISLSQELQTTQAVVNHGLERMFMFSRIENNWSLTSPKAILGSMDIESSETSLGGLRATFKQSAGACQMVVPRDEATVAVPARKDKKTKGSKQKKRVNFHEKPFADVLAEIEHSYSDPGKVKIMEGEKETSVSKGDTAAEVSAERSNNEDKESCDDIFMQYCRGAADKNSIRECESEDGKKEKTWTPPLSIEQDVGGQQVNTQIMEQVGAQAKHKEAGRSLVEWCGPHELAVRNNELSLSNSQEAVSEESLVSHPFCPSNEGPLVPSASATLSFLSSQSCVSVVHRMTDLTVLDSLADLATPFQETGDEKSRTAAANLPYTSKPDSRALKGIHHSLRGALEQYQQGEQQWKGHSLLSTSRQTSAERSACSSRRLRKLEQANRQDSREERSRPLKRPNTDESQHTVRFAAKEQRWGDDIIQVILIGNKHYLRERSLTSPRPLSPSMAAVSPLDETRYIAQQIELTHAIKEDVAHTCPSPELCLAAGVVRTVAVPEETVITPAYARDLSACDATRASARASDTGLDQKMPSSPSSKASPQSLPGACSGPLSGVRSPDSLGATHRGTWSPSGEQPKMETIADAVCEIELQDPQAVSEALGSKISESVTGDVFSGDKIQMDKSRVQISVIEGSTDHFVPSLTFELGSESRLTPTWPQWDAPTRDLLAPVKLLSAAVGTPESFSKTIGLPSAEGLLMSDTSTPASRVNTAVPSSMDCSVVLEASASALPHARTGRPKSVRSSSHSAKIIDGPCFESIYNSILQRGSSPGLSLSIPTLGSRDSAGLFGVRERPERSASEYSTILSRHDDSTDSGAVKIVATNSRSVSLAPGFSDPQPSESCFHQALVQRTIDAATVFVEDAKKSGDEQKKSTPPSSGETPPNYNSRRGVSHPSNDLPQGDVVVSDIQDDAGSDDDERSSFFSFEESASETSLLPDGANLDWSVSSPASRSRADRG